ACCATGCCATAATCTCATGAGATTATGTATCAACAACAATAGTTGAACAGTGATCCAAAGAATTTTTTTAAATGCTACTTTTATAATTACTAGTCTTCTATCGGTGTAAATTTGCACGTTTGTCACAAATTCACCCAAAATTAATGAGCGGTTAATCCACATTATATCCACTACCCACGTTTTTCTCTTTTAAATTATCTCTTCAGTTTATTTATTTTATTTTGTAATTTACTATAGTGGTCATCTTTTTAAAAATATGAATCAACTTAATAAGGGTAATTTTGACAAAATACAATTTAATAATTTAGAGACTGCTCGTTTTATATATAGTAGAGATAAATGCATGTTACCATGAACACAAGAAAAACTATACAACGAAATGAAAGAATAGAAGCTATAAGTAATTATCATGTATTAAGTCGGGCTATGCGATTATTATAGTTCATCGACAATATTTCAGATATGAAATTTCTTGATCAATAATGTGAACTATGATGGGTGGGGATAAATTATTATATAGTAGAGATAAATGCATGTTACCATGAACACAAGAAAAACTATACAACGAAATGAAAGAATAGAAGCTATAAGTAATTATCATGTATTAAGTCGGGCTATGCGATTATTATAGTTCATCGACAATATTTCAGATATGAAATTTCTTGATCAATAATGTGAACTATGATGGGTGGGGATACAATCATATCATCATCTTAATCCTAACGTCTATAATTGAGCAAGGCTACTATATATTTATTTGGATCCCATCGGGTTGTTGTCATCGTGATCAGCTAGGTGTATATTTATTAGAGCCTTAATAAGAAGTTATAAGATGTGATGATACCGTTGCGCCATTTGTGTCCAACTCGATGAAGGTCCGGACTCCGGAGGAGCAGGAGATGCTATGGAAATGTAAATATGAGATTTAACCTGTAAAAAATGGTTTATTATGGTAAAATTAAAATGCTTCGGAGCTATCAAGACCGTCGAACGTGGGAAAGTCGGACAATCATGACAAACTGACACAGACACACATACACAGTAACACAGCTTCGGATGGAAACTACCGAGAGAAAGAAAGACATGAAGAAATTGCTTTAGCGAAAAAAAAGACCAAACCTTTATTCTTCTTCTTCTTCGAGTCTTAGCCTCTTATGGCTAACCAGGTTCCTCTGTGGTCTCCGTTGTGCATCAGTTTGTGCTTGTTTGCTTGGTTTCAAGGTTTCTTCTCGATTGTCCATGGCGATAGTAATCCCTCTCAACCTTTTCCCACGCCCATTAACCGCGATCTCTACCATTCCAGGTCAGCTTTTATGATTTGCTTCAATCTGCCTCATGTGAATTGTGTGCTGAATTGGACATCCTAGATTCATTGATTTTGCTTGTGATTTCAATTTCATGTATTTATGGGGCAATGAAATTAGGTCTTACAGTGACTGACTTTATGCAAAGCTTGAATCTTGGCCATTTACCAAGTTGTTTCTTGGATTACTTGATGTGAAGTCTTGAGCTTGTTTGGTTAATTAGCCTTGAACATATCAAAGTATTCATTTTGATTGGTTTTTACAGTGGGGATTTGATGGAAGAGATTAAAGCTTTGGTAATTCGACACCCGGATAAACTCACTGTAGGTTCTCTCTTGTTCAATCATTTATATGAATTTCATTTCATTTCATGCGTTAAAGTACTAAGCTTTACTCTCTTCTTTAATGATAGTTGGATACAATTAAGGCTAGAAACAAGGGTTACTCTGCTGAGATTGATGTAATTACTTATTGTCGGAGAAGGCAGGAGGCCAATGACAAGCCAAAGTTTCGGATTCTTCTTGTAAGCTTTTCCATACGATTCTGTGTGTTGGATGAAAGTGATTCGTTTTAATTAGATTTTGATTGGTAATGGCTGGTGTTTTTGACAGATGATTCCTTGTCTTCCAGAGTTTTGGGCAGCATGGAAGGGAGCTCATTACATCTGAAGTTGCTTTGCGAATCCTTTCAATCTTGAGTAAAGAAAAGTTTCTGCCCGACTTGGACCTAGCCTCCTTAGACCAGACCCTTGACAATCTTGTGATAAAGGTAGCAATTATACTAAACTTTTTTCATTGATGTAGCTGCACTTAGCTTTTACCAAGTGATGTAAATAGTTTATGCAAAATTTTTTGCTTTTTAATTCATCCACTAAGCATCATACTACCATAGGACAAGAGCTACAATAAGAAGGGTGCAGGAGAACTGCAAAGCAATACATAGTCTCCTCTTCTTATCATCATTCTTTTCAAGTATGTGGTGTTCATAAACTTATTTTGCATGTCTTTAGAAGTTGAAGGCAATATTGGTGTGTGTACATTAGCTCTAACTCATAGACAACTCTTACATTGAGATGAATTCCTTCCATGTTGTTCATGGATCCATTTCATATATTATGCTTGAAATCCTTGTAGTTCGATTACCTTTTAGGGGGTTTCCAGTTTTTATTCTTCCTATTAGATGGAAAGTTGTTCCTAAGCTTTATTAATCACACTAGAATCCAAGGTCTTAGGGATCAGAATATATTCCTCCTGAATTTTAGCTGGTTTATCTGGATTTTGGGAACTTTGGTATTTTTTGAGTTCTGATTCTAATTTATGTCAGGTGGTGCCTATGGAAAACCTAAATGGCCGCAGACTTGTAGAAGCTGGAGACCTCTGCGAGAGGAGAAATGGTAATACCACCAATTCTACTGACTTCAAAAGACAAAACACACACACACATGTACAATTTGAATATACTTTCCAATATTATCTACTATTAATCCTCTTCCTACACTAACAAATGCTCAATATGTGACAGGGAGAGGAGTTGATCTAAACCGTAATTGGAGCGTAGATTGGGGCAAAAAAGAGAAGGTTAATCAATACTGCTCATTTCTCTAGTCCCATTTTTCTTTTCCATGCTATTTGTCTCAGCATGTTGCTTGGTTATTTCATCTTTAACGTGTTGATGTCTTCTTGAGGTGGAATTTTCTTAAGCCAGTGTGTTTAATAGAAAAATTCATTTTGATCAAATTTAATATGCACACACCATCAGATGAGTCTGGTGTCTCATCTAGTGGTCATGTTGATTCTCTTATTAATTATATATATATATATATATATATATATATATACACACACACAGGGCTTCTCTGCTACGGACGTCTGCACCGTTTTACGGTGCTGATTTCTGTCCGTTCGCCACCGTACGGCGCCGCGCGAGGGCGCGCCTCCACCCCAGCGAACTCCAGCAGCTTCCCCGACCACTTTCCATCCCCGGCGAGTCCGATCTTTTCCAGTTTTCCGGCGAGATCACCCAAAACTTCAAATAAAGTCGACCTCGCCGGAAAACTGGAATTCGGCGGACTCGCCGGGGATGGAAAGTGGTCGGGGAAGCTGCTGGAGTCCGCTGGGATGGAGGCGTGCCCTCGACCGGTGTCGAACGGACGGAAATCCGCACCGTAAAACGGTGCGGACGTCCGCACCTGAGAATGCCTCTATATATATATATTCAATTGTCAGTTCAATTCTTGGGCTGTTCTGTGCTTGACACTTCTTTCTCTTTTATGTTTTTTTATTTTTTTAATTATAGGATTATGATCCGTATGAGGAAAATCCTGGGACTGCTCCTTTCAGTGAGCCTGAAGCTCAAATAATGCGGAAAATTGCAGTGTCATTTGATCCGCACATATGGGTTAATATTCACTCTGGGATGGAGGTGGGTCAAACTAACTTTCAATTATATTCCCTCATGTTGACTCTATATCCACCTTTTTGAAGTTTCAGATAAAGCACTTCTGTTTTTACTGAAAATTGTTATGTCGTGATACAATCTGCATTGCTTAGACAATGTGTCCAGATTTAAGCACTTCTTAGATTTTGGCTGCATAGTCTGTTTGACACATTCTTAACAATTTTTGTTTCCGTCTCTCTCTATCTAGGCTTTATTTATGCCATATGATCATAAGAACACAACCCCTGATGGAGTTCCCTCGCAAAAAATGAAATCATTGCTTGAAGAACTGAACCAACTGCATTGCCAGAAACGTTGCATGATTGGGTCTGGTGGAGGTTCCGTTGGGTTAGTAACTAACTTATTCAGGATTATTGTTGTTTTCATGAACTCATTATTAGCACTAGCATGCTACTCTTTTTTTGTATTCAATATTGTTTACAATACAATGTGGTTTTTGCAATGATGTGTGATGCCAGACATCCTTCAGCCTAATGGTTTGGGGCATATTTCATAGATTTGATAATTAGGTTTGGCCTGCTGCCGTGCTTGTAGCCTTGTTCTATTCTTGTAAAGCAATATTTATGTTACTAATGTGATGATAGATAGCCATTATCAGAGCCAAAGTTCAAAGTATTCAAATCATTCGATGTTTACTATTTCAAAGCTTTTTGCAGTAAGAGTTTCCATGTACTTAATATTTCTTAATTGCAGGTATTTGGCACATGGGACAGCAACTGATTTTATGTTTGACATTGTAAAGGTGCCCATGGCGTTCACCTTTGAGGTTTGTCAAAGCATGGCGCTTTTTTCTTAAATTTCTTTTTTCATTATACTTTGACTTATAGAAAGAAGTATCCTTTTTCTGTGACTAGATATATGGAGATGGAGCAGCAACATCAAGAGATTGCTTTAAAATGTTCAATCCCACCGACTTCGGTACCTTCAACGTATGTAACTTTTTGGTTCATCTTCTATAAGAAAAGTGAGAACTGTTGTTTAACGGTGCAAATATTTTTCTCTTTCTTTCAGAGGGTTCTCCATGAATGGTCTGCTGCATTTTTCACAATTTTTAAACTGGGGCCAAACTTGCTCGGTTCAAATTATTCAAAGCCCGCCGTAGACAAGTGGGTGTCCATAGATGAGTATCTTGATGGGTACTTGGTCGAGAGGAGTAGTAGATATGGAAAGAAGACGGA
The window above is part of the Fragaria vesca subsp. vesca linkage group LG2, FraVesHawaii_1.0, whole genome shotgun sequence genome. Proteins encoded here:
- the LOC101296059 gene encoding carboxypeptidase A6-like isoform 1, whose product is MANQVPLWSPLCISLCLFAWFQGFFSIVHGDSNPSQPFPTPINRDLYHSSGDLMEEIKALVIRHPDKLTLDTIKARNKGYSAEIDVITYCRRRQEANDKPKFRILLSFGQHGRELITSEVALRILSILSKEKFLPDLDLASLDQTLDNLVIKVVPMENLNGRRLVEAGDLCERRNGRGVDLNRNWSVDWGKKEKDYDPYEENPGTAPFSEPEAQIMRKIAVSFDPHIWVNIHSGMEALFMPYDHKNTTPDGVPSQKMKSLLEELNQLHCQKRCMIGSGGGSVGYLAHGTATDFMFDIVKVPMAFTFEIYGDGAATSRDCFKMFNPTDFGTFNRVLHEWSAAFFTIFKLGPNLLGSNYSKPAVDKWVSIDEYLDGYLVERSSRYGKKTEVLDLGMQEIRTYFRLFLLSSVLLLFMFCSRISKSKFSRPIVSAIPL
- the LOC101296059 gene encoding carboxypeptidase A6-like isoform 2, producing MANQVPLWSPLCISLCLFAWFQGFFSIVHGDSNPSQPFPTPINRDLYHSSGDLMEEIKALVIRHPDKLTLDTIKARNKGYSAEIDVITYCRRRQEANDKPKFRILLSFGQHGRELITSEVALRILSILSKEKFLPDLDLASLDQTLDNLVIKVVPMENLNGRRLVEAGDLCERRNGRGVDLNRNWSVDWGKKEKDYDPYEENPGTAPFSEPEAQIMRKIAVSFDPHIWVNIHSGMEALFMPYDHKNTTPDGVPSQKMKSLLEELNQLHCQKRCMIGSGGGSVGYLAHGTATDFMFDIVKIYGDGAATSRDCFKMFNPTDFGTFNRVLHEWSAAFFTIFKLGPNLLGSNYSKPAVDKWVSIDEYLDGYLVERSSRYGKKTEVLDLGMQEIRTYFRLFLLSSVLLLFMFCSRISKSKFSRPIVSAIPL